Proteins from a single region of Anser cygnoides isolate HZ-2024a breed goose chromosome 18, Taihu_goose_T2T_genome, whole genome shotgun sequence:
- the GDPD1 gene encoding lysophospholipase D GDPD1, giving the protein MSVSRYKPPVRARGGQNRLWAPSEPLTAPAAGRAPQGRAGTAGDPRACARGPLPARGRRAGGAAARPQWQPLPQRLPQPFPQRLPLHRRLRLVGSRLRAAKRVLCRRMSAALYLLSTLGGYVLTSALLLKCPGLLHRPKRQRFRCRHISHRGGAGENLENTMAAFHHAVNIGTDMLELDCHLTKDEQVVVSHDENLKRSTGVDVNISDLKYSELPPYLCKLDVTFQKECHCEGKDNRIPLLKEVFEAFPQTPVNIDIKVNNNVLIKKVSELVSQYKREHLTVWGNVNYEVVSKCLKENADIPIIFCLQRVLLLLGLFYTGLLPFIPFKEEFLEIPMPSIILKLKEPQKMSRSQKFIIWLADTLLMRKALFDHLTARGIQVYIWVLNEEQEYKRAFDLGATGVMTDYPTKLKEFLHNYPA; this is encoded by the exons ATGTCTGTTAGCCGCTACAAACCGCCCGTgagggcgcggggggggcaAAATCGCCTCTGGGCCCCGTCCGAGCCCCTCACGGCGCCAGCCGCGGGCCGAGCCCCTCAGGGAAGGGCGGGCACGGCCGGGGACCCCCGCGCCTGCGCACGGGGCCCGCTGCCGGCCCGGGGGCGGAGGGCGGGCGGTGCGGCTGCGCGGCCGCAGTGGCAGCCGCTCCCTCAGCGGCTCCCTCAGCCGTTCCCTCAGCGGCTCCCCCTGCACCGCCGCCTCCGCCTCGTCGGGAGCCGGCTCCGGGCAGCGAAGCGGGTTCTCTGCCGCAGGATGTCGGCCGCTCTGTACCTGCTGTCCACGCTGGGGGGTTACGTCCTCACCTCGGCGCTTCTCCTCAAGTGCCCGGGGCTGCTCCACCGGCCCAAGCGGCAGCGGTTCCGCTGCCGGCACATCTCCCACCGCGGCG gTGCTGGAGAGAATCTGGAGAACACGATGGCAGCCTTTCACCA TGCAGTTAATATAGGAACAGACATGTTGGAGCTAGATTGTCACCTGACGAAGGATGAGCAAGTGGTTGTGTCCCATGACGAGAACCTGAAGAGATCAACAGGAGTCGATGTCAATATATCCGACCTCAAATACTCT gaacttCCACCATATCTCTGCAAGTTGGACGTCACATTTCAGAAAg AATGTCACTGTGAGGGAAAAGATAACCGTATTCCTCTCCTGAAAGAGGTGTTTGAGGCATTTCCACAAACTCCTGTCAACATTGACATCAAAGTGAACAACAATGTGTTGATCAAAAAG GTTTCAGAGCTGGTGAGTCAGTATAAACGAGAGCATTTGACTGTATGGGGGAATGTCAATTACGAGGTTGTATCAAAGTGTCTTAAGGAG AATGCTGATATTCCCATCATCTTCTGTTTGCAACGTGTCCTCCTGCTTCTTGGCCTGTTCTACACTGGTCTGCTGCCGTTCATTCCTTTCAAGGAAGAATTCTTGGAAATTCCTATGCCTTCCATCATCCTCAA GCTGAAAGAACCACAGAAGATGTCAAGAAGCCAGAAATTTATTATCTGGCTAGCTGACAC aCTGCTAATGAGGAAAGCACTTTTTGACCACCTCACTGCTCGGGGCATTCAG GTGTATATTTGGGTACTGAATGAAGAACAAGAATACAAGAGGGCATTTGATCTTGGAGCAACTGGAGTCATGACAGACTATCCAACAAAGCTCAAGGAGTTTTTACACAATTATCCAgcataa